The Thermocladium sp. ECH_B region ATAAAAAACAATTCTTTTTAAGGATTACCCTAAATTGCCCTAAACTTATTCAGGTAACTCTTTACCCTTAGTCTCTTCAAGCATTAAGAAACATATTATTCATTATCCCATAGAGTGCTATTGCGAGCGCCTGTCCCCACCATCTTGCTATGTATTGTGTGCCGACTAATGCCGTTATTATTAGTGGTGAGGGACCCCGGCTACAGCGGTTAGGTGATACGCAGTACCCGTTGCCGTGTACCTATACGTTGGGAATAACTCAGCCCAGTAAGCTGTTTCTGCTGCATACATGAAACCATGAATTATAGCGAAGACTGCCAATGATAAGGTGGCGATTAGGAAGAAATTATGTAATGCCCTAAGCATAATTGCCAATAACACATAGGGTATTGCGTATATCGTTATGGCTATATCACCACCCATTAATACCCACCTCCTCCCCCACAACATCAGCCAGCAATGCCGCTGCAATTATTGCGAAAACCTCCACCGTGGCAGCTGAGAAACTAATCAGTGAGGCTAGGGGTAAGGCTGAGACATTCATAATACTACACGTAAACGGCCCATTCAAGGTTAATGAGGACCCTAACGCAGCCAAGGCTTTGGTCAAGGTTTTCGCATTGAGGAGGCCATTCGTTGATTTGGTGAGGCCTGGTGAGCCGATACTGACGCCTGGTGTTGTCAGTGTTGTTGCCGTCGGCCTTCTTGAACCCAACGCTCAAACCATACCCAACGCTGCCCTATCCTCATGTCAGCGTCTTCAAAGCTTATTCGACTCCATGGGCAGTTGAACCATGTGCCCGCTCCCGAATTTCGCCCCTATGGGTCACGGGCACTGTTTTAACCGGGTAACGATTCGGGCATGCCAGGAGAGCTGGGTTAAAAGGAGGACCCATCGGCATTTAACGGCCTTGTCGAACATGGTTGATATGCGTGGTCGTTCACGGTTATATGCATGGTGAATTAAAAGGAATGAAAGGAATGATGCCCAGCGTGGTTTTCTGGTAGCCGGGCCCGGATTCGAACCGGGGTCGATGGGTCCAAAGCCCACCATCCTTGGCCACTAGACGACCCGGCTTCGGGAAGTAATTATCCCCCATGCCTTTTTAATTTTAACGGGTCCAGGATATGGAGCCGATATTAGGTTTCTTTCACTGCCTTCACTACGTTCTCTTTCCTCTCGCTGAGCATTCATTTGGATATGTCTTGCGGGGAAACATTTTTAACTCATTAATGAATGGATGTGGTTAGGAAGAGAATGAAGGTGAAACCATTAACTATTGGCCAGGAGCGATTGATTAATCTCTTGGGGGATAAGGAGAACGAGATAGTTGGCGTGTTTGGCCCCAGTGGGACTGGGAAGAGCCTCCTCGTGTTGTCCTACGCCCTTGATGCCGTGATGTCAGAGAAGTATAGGAGGCTGGTCGTGATAAGGCCATTAATAGACGTCACGACTGGGCGATCCGTTGCGCCCGAATCATTGGGGGAACTCTTCTATAAGCTTTCCTCGGGGTACATAATGGATATAATGGGCGGAATAGAGGAGCCAAGCAAGGTTGAGGACCTGATGCGGAGGGGGAAAATAATGGTGACGGATATAGATTACTTAAGGGGACGCACATTCGATGAGTCGATAGTGTTCCTAGATGATGCTCAGAATGTTCCTCCCGAGAATGCTGCGGAGGTATTGGTTAGGACCGGCCGCGACTCTAGGCTAGTAATAGCCGGGGACTCAATCATTCAGAGACCCATGGGGATCGAGAGGGACGGCGCAACATTGATGCGGGAGGTACTCCTCAATGAGGAGAGGACCGCCGTAGTTGATTTGGGGATTAAGGACATAGTTAGGCCCGGCGCGAAGAGGGGCCTCAAGCTCGTCCTGGAGCTGCGTCTCAGGAAGCGTGAATTATCCAGCGATGAATCCAAGGTACTGGACGCTGTGAAGTCCGTGTCGCCGGATGCCGATATAATAACCGTTGTTGCCTTTAATGACTTGAAGCGGAAGCTAGGCATAAAGGCGGAGGCCCCGGATGCATTGATAATGGTCAAGGAGGAGAACCTCGGCAGAGTGGTTGGGAAGGGCGGGGAGAGGATAAAGGAGATAGAGAAGGAAACAGGCTTGAGGATAAGGACGGCCGAGATGACGCTTGACTTCAAGCAATGGATAAAGGCACTACACCCCGTGAGTTGGGTTAGCAAGCATGTGGCTGACGTGGATTTCGCTGGCCCTGACCTACAGGTAACCCTGAGGGGCGAGTTCGGCGCATTCATTGGACCGAGGGGGGCCTACGTCAAGTTCCTGAACGGGATATTTCATAGATTAATGGGAATTGGCGTAAATGTCGTGGAGGAGGATTAAATAATAATCGCGTTATGGTACCTCGACGTTGGCATGCATCTTCTCCAAGTCCTCCTCAGTCTTATTTAGCCTCTTCATTAACTCAGCGACCACTGAATCCAGGAAAACCATTGCCGCATCCTCGAATAATGTGCCGAGGGGCGCCAGGGGCTCATGGAGTCCCAGTAT contains the following coding sequences:
- a CDS encoding phosphate starvation-inducible protein PhoH, whose product is MKVKPLTIGQERLINLLGDKENEIVGVFGPSGTGKSLLVLSYALDAVMSEKYRRLVVIRPLIDVTTGRSVAPESLGELFYKLSSGYIMDIMGGIEEPSKVEDLMRRGKIMVTDIDYLRGRTFDESIVFLDDAQNVPPENAAEVLVRTGRDSRLVIAGDSIIQRPMGIERDGATLMREVLLNEERTAVVDLGIKDIVRPGAKRGLKLVLELRLRKRELSSDESKVLDAVKSVSPDADIITVVAFNDLKRKLGIKAEAPDALIMVKEENLGRVVGKGGERIKEIEKETGLRIRTAEMTLDFKQWIKALHPVSWVSKHVADVDFAGPDLQVTLRGEFGAFIGPRGAYVKFLNGIFHRLMGIGVNVVEED